In Micropterus dolomieu isolate WLL.071019.BEF.003 ecotype Adirondacks linkage group LG09, ASM2129224v1, whole genome shotgun sequence, the DNA window TTTAGTTACTGGATATAATTAAAAGATAGCAGGCTCCTTCATTAAACACATGGTCTTTCCTGTTTGTTATTTTCCCTGAAGCTCAATTAGCCTAgtgttatatttaataaaattgtaaaaattcCTTCTGATGTGAGCAGAGTCACTCTTTATTTCAGGCAAGGTGGCGcactttcacaataaaacactcCAGGAAACCCTGTCTACAAGATCTGAATATGAGGTTTCACCATCGACAGGAGTCTCCTTTCCAGCACAGTAGCATAAGATTTAAGAAGAATGAGCAGAGAGATACACCAATAACAGGAGCACATCCACCAGTGGAACCACCACCCTCGTCAGCCAGTCCATAGGTACTGTCCCAACCTCCATGTGATACTGAAGAGGCGTTTTGAGTAAGAGAGTAAGAGCTTTCTGACTACTTCAGTGACCTCCATTGGACAGATGGGCAGGTGTCCTTGGATTATGAATAAAGGCTATTCCCTTGAAATGTGATACTTGTTAATAGCATTTCCCACCAGCATACTGTCCCCTTTAAACACACATCAGCAGACAATAAAGTTTATAAAGtgtagcctcttaattttgtttttgtacaaacCTCATCTTTACAACCTGGATGGTAGCTATCGATATAATGGAGAGTGGGCTATTAAAGCTTCAGGTTAATGATGAGAGTAAAATTGCTAATCTGTAATGAATTTCATGCTTGATTATTATTTCTTATCTTGAAGATGATATTGCTTGCCCTCTAGCTCAGGTAAATGTGATTTGAAATGCCGGGAGGCTTTTGGTTCTCAAAGGTGAACTAAAACTTCACAGATCTGAAATAACATCAtgttatgctgatgataaaCTTTCATGATCAGTTTTCTTCTAATATTCCCACCTTCTCATTTCATTACCGTTGGCTGGGAATCACACCTGTAACCCTAACAGTGTTGTGCTATTGAAATACAGAACACAATACCTTGTTGACCTCCAGgatttccctcctctcctccgtGGCTGGGCGGCTCTGGCCGGCTGAGCGATCCTCGTGTTTTGAGCTGTCATCCTCCACAAAGGGTATCAGTTGCTGGAAGGGACAGCAAACGAAAAATCTGGCTATATTATTTACTGTAAGCAAGACAACTGTAAGAGGATCTCTTCCTTAATGCTGACATATTCAACTGATTTATATTTCATGAAGTGGAAAGAATCTCCACTGTGAAAGTATCATGTGGCAATCAACTCTGTTTTAAGAGTAGTACACAAAGTAATCAGGACTAAAACTCACTTTCTGATGCACTTTTCTCTTGTTACTCTCTTCTTATCTAATCCATGGTCC includes these proteins:
- the LOC123976768 gene encoding mediator of RNA polymerase II transcription subunit 30-like, with product MTESQINNIARFFVCCPFQQLIPFVEDDSSKHEDRSAGQSRPATEERREILEVNKKLKQKNQQLKQIMDQLRNLIWEINSMLAVRS